Proteins from a single region of Desulfolutivibrio sulfoxidireducens:
- the yihA gene encoding ribosome biogenesis GTP-binding protein YihA/YsxC, with the protein MKPETPQVVMTLTETVYLPSQLKTPPAPQVALAGRSNVGKSTLVNKLGFRKGLAKISATPGKTRSLNFYHVLPGDFYLVDLPGYGYARCAKSERDKWAKLINVYLKDNPWLRAVLAVVDCRLPPQALDLDLLAYASGQGIRTLVVLTKADKCTQREREARKKIWEDILGAPPYVFSGKTGLGREALWTDITELALAEPGV; encoded by the coding sequence ATGAAGCCCGAAACGCCCCAGGTGGTCATGACCCTGACCGAAACCGTGTATCTGCCGTCCCAGCTAAAAACCCCTCCCGCGCCCCAGGTGGCCCTGGCCGGGCGGTCCAACGTGGGCAAATCCACGCTGGTGAACAAACTCGGATTTCGCAAGGGGCTGGCCAAGATCAGCGCCACCCCGGGCAAAACCCGAAGCCTCAATTTCTACCATGTCCTTCCCGGGGACTTCTATCTGGTGGACCTTCCCGGGTACGGCTACGCCCGTTGCGCCAAGAGCGAACGCGACAAATGGGCCAAACTCATAAACGTCTACCTCAAAGACAATCCCTGGCTTCGGGCCGTATTGGCCGTGGTGGATTGCCGTCTGCCGCCCCAGGCCCTGGACCTGGATCTTCTGGCCTATGCCTCGGGCCAGGGGATACGCACCCTGGTGGTGCTCACCAAGGCGGACAAATGCACGCAACGGGAGCGGGAGGCGCGAAAAAAAATCTGGGAGGACATCCTGGGCGCGCCGCCGTATGTCTTTTCCGGAAAAACGGGCCTTGGCCGGGAGGCCCTGTGGACCGACATCACCGAACTGGCCCTGGCCGAGCCGGGCGTGTAG
- the efp gene encoding elongation factor P produces the protein MLSTTDFRRGLKIEWDGVPYEIVEFQHVKPGKGGAFVRTKLKNMLNGRVVENTFRSGEKVDKPDLETREMQFLYREGGDYVFMDLSNYEQTHVAGSQMGAKGGYLIDGMELKMLLYKGAPLDADLPASVILTVSDTEPGVRGDTVSGATKPAKLDTGITVNVPLFINIGERIKVDTRSGEYIGRE, from the coding sequence ATGCTTTCGACCACGGATTTTCGTCGGGGACTCAAGATCGAATGGGACGGCGTGCCCTATGAAATCGTCGAGTTCCAGCACGTCAAGCCCGGCAAGGGCGGGGCCTTCGTGCGCACCAAACTGAAAAACATGCTCAACGGCCGGGTGGTGGAAAACACCTTCCGCTCCGGGGAAAAGGTGGACAAGCCGGACCTGGAGACCCGCGAGATGCAGTTTCTCTACCGCGAGGGCGGGGACTACGTGTTCATGGACCTCTCGAACTACGAGCAGACGCACGTGGCCGGTTCCCAAATGGGCGCCAAGGGCGGCTACCTCATCGACGGCATGGAACTGAAGATGCTTTTGTACAAGGGCGCGCCCTTGGACGCGGACCTGCCGGCCTCGGTGATCCTCACGGTCTCGGACACGGAACCCGGCGTGCGGGGGGATACGGTCAGCGGGGCCACCAAGCCGGCCAAGCTCGACACCGGCATCACCGTCAACGTCCCCCTTTTCATCAACATCGGCGAACGCATCAAGGTCGACACGAGGTCTGGCGAGTACATTGGCCGAGAATAA
- the yedF gene encoding sulfurtransferase-like selenium metabolism protein YedF, translating into MNSISLDCRGLSCPGPVLRCKDAIESASPSVIAATVDNEAARENVARFLTAKGYAVDIAPCDGGYVLTGTRDVSSAPDSPAPVPHPAATEATREQIVAFMTADAIGRGDDTLGARLMVNFLATLPELGDSLWRIVMVNGAVKLAVTGSPVLDRLKAFEAAGVTILVCGTCLDFFGLLDQKEVGQTTNMLDVVTSLQLATKVLQV; encoded by the coding sequence ATGAATTCCATTTCCCTTGATTGCCGGGGACTCTCCTGTCCCGGTCCGGTGTTGCGGTGCAAGGACGCCATCGAGTCCGCTTCCCCGTCCGTCATCGCGGCCACCGTGGACAACGAGGCGGCCAGGGAGAACGTGGCCCGGTTTCTCACGGCCAAGGGCTACGCCGTGGACATCGCGCCCTGTGACGGCGGGTATGTCCTGACGGGAACCCGGGACGTCTCCAGCGCGCCCGACTCCCCTGCCCCAGTCCCACACCCGGCCGCGACCGAGGCGACCAGGGAACAGATCGTGGCCTTCATGACCGCGGACGCCATCGGCCGGGGCGACGATACGCTCGGGGCCAGGCTCATGGTCAATTTCCTGGCCACCCTGCCCGAACTCGGCGACAGCCTGTGGCGCATCGTCATGGTCAACGGCGCGGTAAAGCTGGCCGTGACCGGAAGCCCGGTCCTGGACAGGCTCAAGGCCTTCGAGGCGGCCGGCGTGACCATCCTGGTGTGCGGCACCTGCCTGGACTTTTTCGGGCTTTTGGACCAAAAGGAGGTCGGCCAGACCACCAACATGCTCGACGTGGTCACCAGCCTGCAACTGGCCACCAAGGTGCTCCAGGTGTAG
- a CDS encoding LolA family protein: MKSFLLACMLVAVWALPVRGADLVDDVQKKYESLVGFTADFNQNLKNSSSGEGEKRTGTIAFKKPSLVRWETEEPEKELLLVGKDVVWDYFEDDQEAYRYPVEEIISSKTMLKFLTGKANLREDFHVFDEPDSAAGGLFRLKLVPKEPEPGLVMAHVWVDPATHLIMRIAIQDFYANTNDLILKNLKVDPKLSDSLFVFSLPKGVTVHDNTGLDGRTLTQ, translated from the coding sequence ATGAAATCGTTCCTTCTGGCTTGCATGTTGGTGGCGGTGTGGGCACTGCCGGTCCGTGGCGCGGACCTGGTTGATGACGTCCAAAAAAAGTATGAATCGTTGGTGGGGTTTACCGCTGACTTCAACCAGAACTTGAAGAATTCGTCAAGTGGAGAAGGGGAGAAACGAACCGGCACGATCGCATTCAAGAAGCCAAGTCTGGTGCGCTGGGAGACGGAGGAGCCGGAAAAGGAATTGCTGCTGGTGGGCAAGGATGTGGTCTGGGACTATTTCGAGGACGACCAGGAGGCCTACCGCTATCCTGTGGAAGAGATCATCAGTTCCAAGACCATGCTGAAATTCTTGACCGGCAAGGCCAACCTGCGCGAGGATTTCCATGTGTTCGACGAGCCGGATTCGGCGGCCGGAGGCCTTTTTAGGCTCAAACTCGTGCCCAAGGAGCCGGAACCCGGGCTGGTCATGGCCCACGTCTGGGTGGACCCGGCCACGCACCTGATCATGCGCATCGCCATCCAGGATTTTTACGCCAATACCAATGACCTCATCCTGAAAAACCTCAAGGTCGACCCCAAACTGTCTGATTCCCTGTTCGTCTTCTCTTTGCCCAAGGGCGTCACCGTGCATGACAATACGGGCCTGGACGGCCGCACCCTGACGCAATAA
- a CDS encoding undecaprenyl-diphosphate phosphatase, translated as MDHIASAVILGIVEGLTEFLPVSSTGHLILAGHLLGFTGPKADSFEIIIQLGAILAVVVMYRDRFLGLLRANPYQRFSGSRGIVLLGLTCLPAAVVGFLAHKAIKAHLFGPVTVAAALAGGAVAILVVEAMRRRVRFETLDDISPALALGIGFFQCLSLWPGFSRSAATIMGGMLLGAKRSLAAEYSFIAAVPIMFVATAYDFYKSYHLFEQGDLLLLAIGFVVSFFSAWVAVKGFILLLGRTTLRPFAWYRLVLAAVIFLVWPS; from the coding sequence ATGGACCATATCGCCTCAGCCGTCATTTTGGGCATCGTCGAAGGCCTGACCGAATTTCTGCCCGTCTCCTCCACCGGCCATCTCATCCTGGCCGGGCATCTCCTTGGTTTCACCGGCCCAAAGGCCGACAGTTTCGAGATCATCATCCAGCTTGGGGCCATCCTGGCCGTCGTGGTCATGTATCGGGATCGATTCCTGGGGCTTTTGCGGGCCAATCCCTACCAACGGTTTTCCGGCTCGCGGGGGATCGTCCTTCTGGGGCTGACCTGCCTTCCGGCGGCCGTGGTCGGTTTTTTGGCCCACAAGGCCATAAAGGCCCATCTGTTCGGTCCGGTCACCGTGGCCGCCGCCCTGGCCGGGGGGGCTGTGGCCATTCTGGTGGTCGAGGCCATGCGCCGCAGGGTGCGCTTCGAGACCCTGGACGACATCTCCCCGGCTTTGGCCCTGGGCATCGGATTTTTCCAGTGCCTTTCGCTGTGGCCGGGATTTTCCCGTTCGGCCGCGACCATCATGGGCGGGATGCTGCTGGGAGCCAAGCGTTCCCTGGCCGCCGAATATTCCTTCATCGCCGCCGTACCCATCATGTTCGTGGCCACGGCATATGATTTCTACAAAAGCTATCACCTCTTCGAGCAGGGCGACCTGCTTCTTTTGGCCATCGGGTTCGTGGTGTCCTTTTTTTCGGCCTGGGTGGCGGTCAAGGGCTTCATCCTGCTTCTGGGCAGGACCACCCTGCGGCCCTTCGCCTGGTACCGTCTGGTCCTGGCCGCGGTCATATTTTTGGTGTGGCCCAGCTAG
- a CDS encoding OsmC family protein: MESMRIDVKFPGGKKVLADFGDMAILTDQSVKSGGEGSAPEPGRLFFAAVAACLGHYALAFCQNRTIDTQGLRVSVRCEPDARTKLIGTVEIEVALPPGFPEKYREAVVRAVEACWVKKHFEHPPLFSVRAI; this comes from the coding sequence ATGGAGAGCATGCGGATCGACGTAAAATTCCCGGGCGGTAAGAAGGTTCTGGCGGATTTCGGGGATATGGCCATCCTGACGGATCAGTCGGTCAAAAGCGGCGGGGAAGGCAGCGCGCCCGAGCCGGGGAGGCTTTTTTTCGCGGCTGTGGCCGCTTGTTTGGGGCATTACGCCCTGGCCTTTTGCCAGAATCGCACTATCGATACCCAGGGACTCCGGGTGTCGGTTCGTTGCGAACCCGACGCCCGCACCAAGCTTATCGGCACGGTGGAAATCGAGGTGGCCCTGCCACCGGGCTTTCCGGAAAAATACCGCGAGGCCGTTGTGCGGGCCGTTGAGGCCTGCTGGGTGAAAAAGCACTTCGAGCATCCGCCGCTGTTTTCCGTACGCGCGATTTGA
- a CDS encoding DNA translocase FtsK, with protein sequence MAENKDAGGGEARFFREMAGLFLLFLGAFTAVSLFSYDYLDPSLNQHVGPGHEIRNMAGRAGAYWAGLLVDFFGVGAYFLPLWFLWLTVRAFLRDIGIGFSRWCGIILFFVVLMAACATQTLGSEIALGQVRGGGYIGRAAFAALSNWLGDYGGGLLLFFGLVFAVQLVFGLPFSAVWGRAGRGIWWIILWIWDFLRQAVPALLQGVSGWISRRMQTRQAPPVPSESREPLPESAERFFESRQSGTSDSMDEDIVVPEPPRPGPAASETVKRARKPRPAPAKPDLDAPLPSLDLLTVPPPEKGQALDPEALKKQAQSLTGCLADFGIQGEVQRTVPGPVVTMFEYKPAPGVKISRIAGLSDDLALAMKALAVRIEAPIPGRDTVGVEIPNAKRQTVYLREILESEAFRSSSSKITLAIGKDIQGRPQVADLARMPHLLVAGATGSGKSVCVNGILLSILYKARPDEVKLLLVDPKRIELSVYNDLPHLVHPVVTEMAMAKSALDWAVHEMDRRYEAMARLGVRNIAGYTEKLEKMGDDRPDELADLAPIPYLVIIVDELADLMMTAAKEVEISIVRLAQLARAAGIHLILATQRPSVDVVTGLIKANFPTRISFQVTSRHDSRTILDTVGSERLLGRGDMLFKPSGGKMSRMHGAFVSDEETASVVDFWKQRAAPGYELDFSEWQKETASGLDTGDNGDNGDDTASDPIYPQAVDFVMEQGRASISLIQRRFRIGFNRAARFIEQMERDGMLGPQEGSKPRSVLRGKE encoded by the coding sequence TTGGCCGAGAATAAGGACGCGGGAGGCGGCGAGGCCAGGTTTTTCCGGGAGATGGCGGGGCTTTTCCTCCTTTTTCTGGGGGCATTCACCGCCGTCAGCCTCTTCTCCTACGATTATCTGGACCCGAGCCTGAACCAGCATGTGGGGCCCGGGCACGAGATCCGCAACATGGCCGGACGGGCCGGGGCCTATTGGGCCGGGCTTCTCGTCGATTTTTTCGGCGTGGGGGCCTATTTTCTGCCCCTGTGGTTTTTGTGGCTGACGGTCCGGGCCTTTCTGCGCGACATCGGGATCGGATTTTCTCGCTGGTGCGGCATCATTCTGTTTTTCGTGGTGCTGATGGCCGCCTGCGCCACCCAGACCCTGGGATCGGAGATCGCCCTTGGGCAGGTGCGCGGCGGCGGCTACATCGGACGAGCGGCCTTTGCCGCGCTCTCCAACTGGCTTGGGGATTACGGCGGGGGGCTGTTGCTGTTTTTTGGGCTGGTCTTTGCGGTGCAACTCGTCTTCGGCCTGCCGTTTTCCGCCGTATGGGGCCGGGCCGGACGCGGGATATGGTGGATCATCCTGTGGATATGGGATTTTTTGCGCCAGGCCGTGCCCGCTCTCCTTCAGGGTGTGTCCGGCTGGATTTCCCGGCGCATGCAGACGCGGCAGGCCCCTCCGGTTCCATCGGAGTCGCGGGAACCGCTTCCCGAATCCGCCGAGCGGTTTTTCGAATCCAGGCAGTCCGGGACGTCCGACTCCATGGACGAGGACATCGTCGTGCCGGAACCTCCGCGCCCCGGTCCCGCCGCATCCGAGACCGTCAAACGGGCGCGCAAGCCCCGACCGGCCCCGGCAAAACCCGACCTGGACGCCCCCCTGCCGTCCCTTGATCTTCTGACCGTGCCGCCGCCCGAAAAGGGGCAGGCCCTGGACCCCGAGGCCCTCAAAAAACAGGCCCAAAGCCTGACCGGATGCCTGGCCGATTTCGGCATCCAGGGCGAGGTGCAGCGCACCGTGCCCGGCCCCGTGGTGACCATGTTCGAATACAAGCCCGCCCCGGGGGTCAAGATCAGCCGCATCGCCGGCCTTTCCGACGACCTGGCCCTGGCCATGAAGGCCCTGGCCGTGCGCATCGAGGCCCCCATCCCGGGCCGGGATACGGTGGGCGTGGAGATTCCCAACGCCAAGCGCCAGACCGTCTATCTGCGGGAAATCCTGGAATCCGAGGCCTTCCGGTCCTCGTCCTCCAAGATCACCCTGGCCATCGGCAAGGACATCCAGGGCCGTCCCCAGGTGGCCGATCTGGCCCGCATGCCGCACCTTCTGGTGGCCGGGGCCACGGGCAGCGGCAAAAGCGTGTGCGTCAACGGCATTCTCCTGAGCATCCTGTACAAGGCCCGGCCCGACGAGGTGAAGCTGCTTCTGGTCGACCCCAAGCGCATCGAGCTTTCGGTCTACAACGACCTGCCGCACCTGGTGCATCCCGTGGTCACAGAGATGGCCATGGCCAAAAGCGCCCTGGACTGGGCCGTGCATGAGATGGATCGCCGTTACGAGGCCATGGCCCGCCTTGGGGTGCGCAACATTGCCGGCTACACCGAAAAACTGGAGAAAATGGGCGACGACCGACCCGATGAACTGGCCGATCTGGCCCCTATTCCCTATCTGGTGATCATCGTCGACGAACTGGCCGACCTGATGATGACCGCGGCCAAGGAAGTGGAGATCAGCATCGTGCGCCTGGCCCAACTGGCCCGGGCCGCCGGCATCCATCTCATCCTGGCCACCCAGCGGCCCAGCGTGGACGTGGTCACCGGGCTCATCAAGGCCAACTTCCCCACCCGCATCTCCTTCCAGGTCACCAGCAGGCACGACTCCCGGACCATCCTGGACACGGTGGGCTCCGAACGCCTGCTCGGGCGCGGGGACATGCTTTTCAAGCCCAGCGGCGGCAAGATGAGCCGCATGCACGGGGCCTTCGTCTCCGACGAGGAAACGGCCAGCGTGGTGGACTTCTGGAAACAGCGCGCCGCGCCCGGCTACGAGCTCGACTTTTCCGAATGGCAAAAGGAAACCGCCTCGGGCCTGGACACCGGCGACAACGGCGACAACGGCGACGACACCGCCTCGGACCCGATTTATCCCCAGGCCGTGGATTTCGTCATGGAGCAGGGCCGGGCCTCCATTTCGCTCATCCAGCGCCGCTTCCGCATCGGGTTCAACCGGGCGGCCCGGTTCATCGAACAAATGGAACGCGACGGTATGCTCGGGCCCCAGGAAGGCAGCAAACCGCGCTCGGTGTTGCGAGGAAAAGAATAG
- a CDS encoding type II 3-dehydroquinate dehydratase: MRTFTILIANGPNLGHIGRRQPEIYGSRSITELTDMIRELLGPERVSRIRLDFFQANGEGQLIDRLEEAMRQGVDGIVLNAGAYTHTSLALADCLAWIGIPCVEVHLSNILARTDEPLRRTSLIGRSCAGVIAGFGLHSYALGVCALWQRFMDTAKPTAKE, from the coding sequence ATGCGCACCTTCACCATTTTGATTGCCAACGGCCCCAACCTGGGGCACATCGGCCGGCGGCAGCCGGAGATCTACGGCAGCCGGTCCATCACCGAACTGACGGACATGATCCGGGAGTTGCTTGGGCCGGAACGCGTCTCGCGCATCAGGCTGGATTTTTTTCAGGCCAACGGCGAAGGGCAGCTCATCGACCGCCTGGAAGAGGCCATGCGCCAAGGCGTGGACGGCATCGTGCTCAACGCCGGGGCCTACACCCATACCAGCCTGGCCCTGGCCGACTGCCTGGCCTGGATCGGCATCCCCTGCGTGGAGGTGCATTTAAGCAACATCCTGGCCCGAACCGACGAGCCCCTGCGCCGCACAAGCCTCATCGGCCGCTCCTGCGCCGGGGTGATCGCCGGATTCGGACTGCACAGTTACGCCCTTGGCGTCTGCGCCTTGTGGCAGCGCTTCATGGACACCGCGAAACCAACCGCAAAGGAGTGA
- a CDS encoding putative 2-aminoethylphosphonate ABC transporter substrate-binding protein, protein MNACAKRMANLVFGLVAALALVFPNCARAGEILVYTALEDDEYPGYLELFKKEHPGITVKVVRDSTGIVTAKLLAEKDNPQADVVWGTAATSLLVCDQNGMLEGYAPKNLDKVASQFRDAANPPHWVGIKAWETGFCVNTVESEKQKLPIPASMSDLIKPEYRGKIVMPNPASSGTGFLTVSAILQTMGEDKGWQFLDKLHDNIALYTHSGSKPCKMAGAGEFPIGISFGYRGIIQKQKGEPVDTVFPADGCGWDVEANALIKKAAVKPEAKVFLDWALGGEVMKMYAKVYPLTAYPTGVAIPEGYPADPFKILVKNDFQWAAKNRDRILEEWSKRYGSKSEPKK, encoded by the coding sequence ATGAACGCGTGCGCGAAACGGATGGCGAACCTTGTCTTTGGGCTTGTCGCGGCCTTGGCCCTGGTGTTCCCGAATTGTGCCCGGGCCGGTGAGATCCTGGTCTACACGGCCCTCGAGGACGACGAATATCCCGGATATCTGGAGCTTTTTAAAAAGGAGCACCCCGGGATCACGGTCAAGGTGGTACGCGACTCCACAGGGATCGTCACGGCCAAGCTTCTGGCCGAAAAGGACAATCCCCAGGCGGACGTGGTCTGGGGCACGGCGGCCACCAGCCTTTTGGTGTGCGACCAAAACGGCATGCTCGAGGGCTACGCCCCCAAAAACCTGGACAAGGTGGCCAGCCAGTTCCGCGATGCGGCCAACCCCCCGCACTGGGTGGGAATCAAGGCCTGGGAGACGGGTTTTTGCGTGAACACGGTGGAGTCCGAAAAGCAGAAGCTGCCCATTCCCGCCTCCATGTCCGACCTGATCAAGCCCGAATACCGGGGCAAGATCGTCATGCCCAACCCGGCCTCCTCGGGCACGGGCTTCTTGACCGTCTCGGCCATCCTCCAGACCATGGGTGAGGACAAGGGCTGGCAATTTCTGGACAAGCTTCACGACAACATCGCCCTGTACACCCATTCGGGCTCCAAGCCCTGCAAAATGGCCGGGGCCGGGGAATTCCCCATCGGCATCTCGTTTGGCTACCGGGGCATCATCCAGAAGCAGAAAGGCGAACCTGTGGACACCGTGTTTCCGGCCGACGGCTGCGGCTGGGACGTGGAGGCCAACGCCCTGATCAAAAAGGCGGCCGTCAAGCCCGAGGCCAAGGTCTTTCTGGACTGGGCCCTGGGCGGCGAGGTCATGAAGATGTACGCCAAGGTCTATCCCCTGACCGCCTATCCCACGGGCGTGGCCATCCCCGAGGGCTATCCGGCCGATCCGTTCAAGATCCTGGTCAAAAACGACTTCCAATGGGCCGCCAAGAACCGGGATCGCATCCTGGAAGAGTGGTCCAAACGCTACGGCTCGAAAAGCGAGCCCAAGAAGTAG
- a CDS encoding methyl-accepting chemotaxis protein has translation MFQDMKLAGKIGLGFALVLAIALAVGVVSVVYMGSVRTQNVTLAQVNVPEWAISGVIERHQRQAGYYNLGYSQSMNPEWLEKGHAEMAQARQAMTKGLETFQKSGVSGDSGSFATVLREIAASMDAYDAAVKKTEESVERTKVARGIAGKAAATFAESIGAYLKDQQTAMLRQIEARDSVEELKIRQDRIDRGLAIQVAGESIRAGSWEAQAQNDSALLEKISGQVESVVRLVDDLLAVTRQEANRRQLQTVKESVRQYRASILDIAKEQRAAAALTQERIATYSGVLDRAADRAVLAEKSTSSMAGQALSALDSAISITYVGLGVALVLGIVVTMVITRAITGPVNKGVTFAQAMAQGDFTTNLDIDQKDEIGVLAKSLNDMVHKLREVVAEVQAATGNVASGSEELSASSQHLSQGASEQAAGVEEISSSMEQMAANVRQNTDNAQQTRQIALKAASDAEQGGEAVYKAVAAMKHIAEKITIVQEIARQTNLLALNAAIEAARAGEHGKGFAVVAAEVRKLAERSGAAAAEIGELSGSSVDVAEKAGVMFSKLIPDIKRTAELVDEIAASSIEQNTGAQQIGKAVGQLDQVVQQNASASEQMASTSEELAGQAEQLQATISFFRVDARGSSLQAHRSVAPKTRKPSATATAETDAGDSEFQRF, from the coding sequence ATGTTTCAAGACATGAAGTTGGCTGGAAAAATCGGTCTGGGATTTGCCCTGGTTCTGGCCATTGCCCTGGCCGTGGGAGTGGTGTCCGTGGTGTACATGGGCTCGGTCAGGACCCAAAACGTGACCCTGGCCCAGGTCAACGTGCCCGAGTGGGCCATTTCCGGGGTCATCGAACGCCACCAGCGGCAGGCCGGGTATTACAACCTGGGCTACAGCCAAAGCATGAACCCGGAATGGCTGGAAAAAGGCCATGCGGAGATGGCCCAGGCCAGACAGGCCATGACCAAGGGGCTGGAGACCTTCCAGAAATCCGGCGTCTCCGGTGATTCCGGTTCCTTTGCAACCGTGCTGCGGGAAATCGCCGCATCCATGGATGCCTACGATGCGGCGGTCAAAAAGACCGAAGAGAGCGTGGAACGGACCAAGGTCGCCAGGGGAATCGCCGGAAAGGCGGCCGCCACGTTCGCGGAGAGCATCGGGGCCTATCTGAAGGACCAGCAGACGGCCATGCTCCGGCAGATCGAGGCCCGGGATTCCGTGGAAGAGCTCAAGATCCGCCAGGACCGCATCGATCGGGGACTGGCCATCCAGGTGGCCGGGGAAAGCATCCGGGCCGGAAGCTGGGAGGCCCAGGCCCAGAACGATTCGGCCTTGCTGGAAAAAATATCCGGCCAGGTGGAGTCGGTGGTCAGGCTGGTGGACGATCTTTTGGCCGTGACCCGCCAGGAGGCCAATCGCCGCCAGCTCCAAACGGTCAAGGAGTCCGTGCGGCAATACCGGGCGTCCATCCTGGACATCGCCAAGGAGCAAAGGGCCGCCGCGGCCCTGACCCAGGAACGGATCGCGACCTATTCCGGCGTGCTCGACCGGGCGGCCGACCGGGCCGTTCTGGCCGAAAAAAGCACCTCGTCCATGGCCGGGCAGGCCCTTTCAGCCCTTGATTCGGCCATCTCCATCACGTACGTCGGGCTTGGGGTGGCCCTTGTGCTGGGCATCGTGGTGACCATGGTCATCACCAGGGCCATCACCGGCCCGGTGAACAAGGGGGTGACCTTTGCCCAGGCCATGGCCCAGGGGGATTTCACCACGAATCTGGACATCGACCAGAAAGACGAGATCGGGGTGTTGGCCAAGTCCCTAAACGACATGGTCCACAAACTGCGCGAGGTGGTGGCCGAGGTACAGGCGGCCACTGGAAACGTGGCCTCGGGCAGCGAGGAACTGTCGGCCTCGTCCCAGCATCTTTCCCAGGGGGCCAGCGAACAGGCCGCCGGGGTGGAGGAGATTTCCTCTTCCATGGAACAGATGGCCGCCAACGTCCGCCAGAATACGGACAACGCCCAGCAGACCCGCCAGATCGCGCTCAAGGCCGCCTCCGACGCCGAACAGGGCGGCGAGGCGGTGTACAAGGCCGTGGCGGCCATGAAACACATCGCCGAGAAGATCACCATCGTCCAGGAGATCGCCCGACAGACGAACCTGTTGGCCTTGAACGCGGCCATTGAGGCCGCCCGGGCCGGAGAGCACGGCAAGGGGTTCGCCGTGGTGGCCGCCGAGGTGCGCAAGCTCGCCGAACGTAGCGGCGCGGCCGCCGCTGAAATCGGGGAACTGTCCGGATCAAGCGTCGATGTGGCCGAAAAGGCCGGAGTCATGTTTTCCAAGCTCATTCCGGACATCAAGCGCACGGCCGAGCTTGTGGACGAAATCGCGGCCTCGAGCATCGAGCAAAACACCGGGGCGCAGCAGATCGGCAAGGCCGTCGGGCAGCTCGACCAGGTGGTGCAGCAAAACGCCTCGGCCAGCGAACAGATGGCCTCGACCTCCGAGGAACTGGCCGGACAGGCGGAACAGCTTCAGGCCACCATCTCCTTTTTCCGGGTGGACGCCAGGGGCTCCTCCTTGCAAGCGCACCGATCAGTGGCTCCGAAAACACGGAAACCCTCGGCAACCGCCACGGCGGAGACGGACGCGGGCGACAGCGAATTCCAACGCTTTTGA
- a CDS encoding pseudouridine synthase, with amino-acid sequence MSDPKDVPGASVDVPVQALRLNKALSQAGVCSRRRADELVLAGKVAVNGVVIHEPGLKIDPNRDNVVVDGQKVDFLPLKEHLYLLFHKPVQTVTTASDPQGRTTVFDLLPPTVRRAGLFTVGRLDYFSEGLLVFTDDGELVHRLTHPSTHVPKIYRVLVRGEVAEGMLATMRGGMRLAEGEILAPVTVSVLEHDPDHVPGSRTLLEMRLIQGVNRQIRRMCRDLGLTVLRLVRTQQGPIHLGDLPRGQTRPLTPAEVASLRDAAGLASPGISPGSGSDVPPARSGPEPRQAPPSPRNGPSDKPSTDRYVKRKMKRHRNV; translated from the coding sequence ATTTCCGATCCCAAGGATGTTCCCGGGGCGTCCGTCGATGTTCCCGTCCAGGCGCTTCGGCTCAATAAAGCGCTTTCCCAGGCCGGCGTCTGCTCCAGAAGACGGGCCGACGAGCTTGTTTTGGCCGGCAAGGTGGCGGTCAATGGGGTTGTGATCCATGAACCCGGCCTGAAAATCGACCCGAATCGCGACAACGTCGTCGTAGACGGCCAGAAAGTCGATTTCTTGCCCCTAAAAGAGCATCTTTATCTGCTTTTCCACAAACCCGTCCAGACCGTGACCACAGCCTCGGACCCCCAGGGCCGCACCACGGTCTTCGACCTTTTGCCCCCGACCGTTCGCCGGGCGGGCCTTTTCACAGTGGGCCGCCTGGACTATTTCTCCGAGGGCCTGCTTGTCTTCACCGACGACGGCGAACTCGTCCACCGCCTGACCCACCCTTCAACCCATGTTCCCAAAATATATCGTGTTTTGGTACGCGGCGAGGTCGCGGAAGGCATGCTGGCCACCATGCGCGGCGGCATGCGCCTGGCCGAAGGCGAAATCCTGGCCCCGGTTACGGTGTCGGTCCTCGAACATGATCCGGATCATGTTCCCGGCTCGCGCACGCTCCTGGAGATGCGTCTCATCCAGGGGGTCAACCGCCAGATCCGGCGCATGTGCCGCGATCTGGGCCTGACCGTGCTGCGCCTGGTCCGCACACAGCAAGGCCCAATCCACCTGGGCGATCTTCCCCGGGGCCAAACACGCCCCCTGACGCCGGCCGAGGTCGCTTCCTTGCGCGACGCGGCCGGTCTGGCCAGCCCTGGCATATCCCCGGGCTCCGGATCGGATGTCCCGCCAGCCCGTTCCGGACCGGAGCCGAGGCAGGCCCCCCCCTCCCCTCGGAACGGTCCTTCGGACAAGCCATCTACGGATCGATATGTGAAAAGGAAGATGAAACGTCATCGAAACGTATGA